The DNA sequence ATTTTGTACGTATCCATCCATTTGATGATGGAAATGGACGCGGGGCAAGGCTTTTGATGAACCTGCTGTTTATGAAAAACGGTTATCTCCCTGCCGTTATCAACAATGAAAACCGTCAGGATTACTTTGAATGTCTGCAACTGGCAGACAAGGGAGATCTGGCTTCTTTTTGCCTATTCGTTTCACAATCCTTGCGGGAAACTCAGGAATCGGTAGTAAAAATTCTGGAAGAGAACGGCAATAAGTAAGAGTGATGAATGGCGCGGAATTCAGCTATCCGGAAATTCCGGATAGCTGGGGGATTTGCAAAATGATCTGGAGCGGGATTGAACTATCCGGAAATCCCGGATTGTTGGAAGATTTACACAATGAACTGAGGCGGAATTGAACTATTAGGAAATTCCGAATAGTTCACAGAGAACATTTTCATAGGATGGGCATCCTCAGCCCAACTCCAAAACTCCCGGAACCGGGGTTACGTCCACAAATGCAGCAGGATTCTGTTCAGCTTCCCAAAGATCACGCTTGCGCTGGAGATTAAGCCAGAGGTCGGGGGTAGTGTTAAAAGCCCGTGACAGGCGTATGGCCATAACAGGGGTTACACTGGTCTTTTC is a window from the Marinifilum sp. JC120 genome containing:
- the higA gene encoding addiction module antidote protein, HigA family, with product MHAATRKPTHPGEIIKYDYMEPLGLTVTALAAHLGISRKHLSQVLHEKTSVTPVMAIRLSRAFNTTPDLWLNLQRKRDLWEAEQNPAAFVDVTPVPGVLELG